In Cotesia glomerata isolate CgM1 linkage group LG3, MPM_Cglom_v2.3, whole genome shotgun sequence, one genomic interval encodes:
- the LOC123261509 gene encoding uncharacterized protein LOC123261509 isoform X1, with amino-acid sequence MDPPLTSKVLRAPSLKRGQENLRIQNRIKLERVLGVTVSSNAALDCDSTSELVAYPAGCTVVLFNPRKNIQAHVLNSCKKTVTSLALAGDGRLLVTGECGHMPNVRVWDISDRQNAIQIAEFSSHKYGINCVAFSPSNKYVVSIGSQHDMIVNVWDWRNNVKVASNKVSSKVKAVSFAENGSYFVTVGNRHVKFWYLEYTRNAKYKEPVPLMGRSAILGEQRNNDFVDVTCGRGEMADSTYAITKTGLLCEFNNRRLLDKWVELRTTSANCMAIGEKLIFVGCAEGIIRCFSPVTLQFITTLPRTHYLGVDVACGLSISHMSQHPVNARYPDAIALAFDELNNKLTCVYNDHSIYIWDIRDIKRVGKSHSFLFHSACIWGVEMYPTNSELISNMPSDSFVTCSSDDTIRVWNLKNDFSTNQKVYSRNIYSNELLKVLYIDPELTYLKDLDLATAGSTDKSDTSYDGRNGVRSIRISPDGAHIASGDRSGNIRIHDVATLDELCLIEAHDAEVLCLEYSKYSRITDGPKLLASASRDRLIHVFNVDEGYNFLQTLDDHSSSITAVRFFTTTQNDNIQMVSCGADKSIIFRQLQMTPGNPPQFVRDHNAQGKTTLYDMEVDSGQKHVLTACQDRNIRVYNVATGKHSKTFKGSIGEDGSLIKVVLDASGIYVATSCTDKTLCVYDYYSGECMATMLGHSELVTGLRFSPDCHHLVSASGDGCIFVWSIPHDMVVTMQARLTQQAMRAGKKPQNLQNGLVTQLENESFGPPSPEFFGSNVNSTIQTTAIDYRFSVGQLPHWAKKQINTDTNTEENITSSVRSVSVDMPKGRWAQRVQQTDGITVKSVYDSDEIIHFPPSRSTIDSECGGGGTGGSKDSSIDSGTETKCSSDYRREPITIKKEEEEKEEENVFAPCPDSYRELAEDFKKQMTSGNITITRGSNITELTHQSRIRSYTDDSSLSSFKLEDHESTEHDGDVEDYSEGENGTASSEKSHNLMYYPPTEDTISNQFKVNAIDIEELRRSMRRGKKIKIGDSNISELTTASGSQDDSDSEGGASTPSAERNPLSILSEASSEGYDQVFNQTHREKYLKNAFESLSGADELTNRKNTSISSQFHGRISGGENQESKTHQTPVINLITPKNTKLSTDVTKNREELQRRIEETRRKLQSVGYKSSLKSSQSISDLSSHIPDRHHRQSKISSGNNKRPQSQYYTIPTNPSKPLLNLKSHLKPHTITNNVSGYGNAFLKDQIDNKRFPKSQTTFCISKQAKLTVSRPLSLALDKTDKMKLSVDKTNKSLPESPVCEELKAIKKACKAELNKFTKFAQKQRSCSYFIGLNDNFEDIDCLAKSFESLPAMKEPLSDNDDDDDDNDINDNGNFSDDSLESDYKNPPRRCVSEYQININRESNNKNKNYLKCLKKNLGDSQESILSDASGEIFDCQYDNDRHSSASFFLSRRKMQATQSQESVLTDVTDDYQISLLRENEVNRSTESILTDDSDSLVKSAPLEILFESHYKRKRHNSENKIENIEFDKPINTVTPTKAVFRSKSLQDTRLSAVKSAISYTEENFRPNQTCIYYEFNIDNTKEYCSKVRNSSRFDMTRSNSLKEPHSMLIFDNFVPHKPPKPKRNFPRTQSMRNRSRPSWNKYNFENPLPQSLNSNSKTTCFDNDNVESKNSKKISPKTNDLKLEENTSLILLSPTNQISNQNLLKNAESKNRTEIQKNLSSYSNEANKNNNNNNNNNQTTKITKTSWHDDLDVDSGFENHIPTKDTFETYDSLEPYGTSSCEASTSDSQIQDTNVEIEKNYNNSTADRISRAIEGTVKLLSKEFENLVKREQQNLIKNKQVWQVHQSNSAENFSKFESERDKGSTFKKETRPSSGCEDSDCTVDKSLMESGSSTPGSSCTNSPKRIWPPASRCQLKWIKALPTINQDILPSKQHLSVKTDGRLSSNISDSKDDIEDKGMRRACSLSDLSVSPPNRLLHGPIQVSGKLSIKNSNVSSRNGNSVNINSGLSSRYNSSKSHSTYMTRSSSVGVLNQHSDSESDAGVISSSRNLTNSTTNNRISGLMRPTISSQNKVNHQSKPNFSSSSNLPMVLRRRGMQSAYSSVNLSQVSNQEDSSSEDTSSNGNGGKPSLPPRPRSINIDLSTNFNSSGSLIKRSGSNTSISKSRLMNDASGQSNIRLSSRNQLDLNLQKLPTKDINVANAEFNTDRKLVSPQLCNTIADELTRTADNVVQLYKRLTMDSSANPELEPIDRDTMLRGLESSVNEAMRTLRLVAASTTNKESTGNNSLVVNEAAETFQELLAGQDQGKVVNIMQQYSELLLTMMQQRMSGTQPNHV; translated from the exons atgtACCGTAGTTTTGTTCAACCCTCGAAAAAATATCCAGGCGCATGTGTTGAATAGTTGCAAAAAAACTGTTACCTCACTGGCACTTGCTGGAGATGGTCGTCTTTTAGTCACTGGTGAATGCGGACATATGCCCAATGTACGAGTATGGGATATTTCTGATCGTCAAAACGCCATTCAGATTGCCGAGTTTTCCAGTCATAAATATGGAATTAATTGTGTT GCATTTTCACCAAGCAACAAATATGTTGTTTCTATTGGATCGCAGCATGATATGATAGTGAATGTCTGGGACTGGCGGAACAATGTAAAAGTAGCATCTAACAAAGTATCTAGCAAGGTGAAGGCCGTATCATTTGCTGAAAACGGGAGCTATTTTGTAACTGTTGGTAATCGACATGTTAAATTTTGGTATCTTGAATATACTCGAAACGCTAAGTATAAAGAACCAGTACCTCTTATGGGCCGATCGGCTATACTAGGTGAACAACGAAATAATGACTTTGTGGATGTAACATGCGGCCGCGGAGAGATGGCAGATTCTACTTACGCCATTACAAAAACTGGATTACTTTGTGAATTTAATAATCGGCGGCTCCTTGATAAGTGGGTCGAATTAAGAACAACCAGTGCAAATTGTATGGCcataggtgaaaaattaatttttgttggaTGTGCCGAAGGAATTATTAGATGCTTTAGTCCAGTAACACTTCAATTTATTACAACATTACCAAGAACTCACTATTTAGGGGTAGATGTAGCTTGTGGATTATCTATAAGTCATATGTCTCAGCATCCAGTAAATGCAAGATATCCAGATGCAATTGCTTTAGCTTTTGatgaattaaataacaaacttACGTGCGTTTATAATGATCATAGCATTTATATTTGGGATATTCGAGATATCAAGCGTGTGGGAAAATCTCACTCTTTTCTCTTTCATTCAGCATGTATATGGGGCGTTGAAATGTATCCAACAAATAGTGAATTAATAAGTAACATGCCTTCAGATAGTTTTGTAACATGTTCAAGCGACGATACAATAAGAGtatggaatttaaaaaatgatttttcaacaaatcaaAAAGTTTACAGTCGTAATATTTATAgcaatgaattattaaaagtgtTATACATTGATCCTGAATTGACATACTTAAAAGATTTAGATTTAGCTACCGCAGGATCAACAGATAAAAGTGATACCTCATATGATGGTCGTAATGGTGTTAGATCAATCAGAATAAGTCCAGATGGTGCACATATTGCTTCTGGAGATCGATCAGGTAATATTAGAATTCATGATGTAGCTACGTTAGATGAATTATGTCTTATAGAGGCTCATGATGCTGAAGTACTTTGCCTTGAATACTCAAAATATTCTCGAATTACTGATGGACCAAAATTACTAGCAAGTGCTTCAAGAGATCGATTAATACATGTTTTTAATGTTGATGAGGGTTATAATTTTCTCCAAACACTTGATGATCACAGTTCTTCAATTACGGCTGTTAGATTTTTCACAACGACTCAAAATGATAACATTCAAATGGTATCATGTGGCGCCGATAAAAGCATTATTTTTAGACAGTTGCAAATGACTCCAGGAAATCCACCACAATTTGTAAGAGATCACAATGCTCAAGGAAAAACCACGTTGTATGATATGGAAGTAGACTCTGGTCAAAAGCATGTTTTAACAGCTTGTCAGGATCGTAATATTCGAGTATATAATGTAGCCACTGGTAAACACAGCAAAACGTTCAAAGGTTCTATTGGTGAAGACGGGTCTTTAATAAAAGTTGTTTTGGATGCATCAGGAATATACGTTGCTACTTCATGTACAGACAAAACTTTATGTGTCTATGATTACTACAGTGGTGAATGTATGGCAACAATGTTAGGTCATTCAGAACTAGTTACAGGCCTCCGTTTTAGTCCAGATTGCCATCACTTAGTATCAGCCAGCGGCGATGGTTGTATATTTGTTTGGAGTATACCTCATGATATGGTAGTTACTATGCAAGCACGATTAACTCAACAGGCGATGCGTGCGGGTAAAAAACCccaaaatttacaaaatggACTAGTAACACAGCTAGAAAATGAATCTTTTGGTCCACCATCACCTGAATTTTTCGGTTCAAATGTCAATTCAACTATACAAACTACTGCTATTGACTATCGTTTCAGTGTTGGTCAATTACCTCATTGGGctaaaaaacaaatcaataCGGATACTAATACTGAAGAAAATATAACTTCAAGTGTCAGATCGGTTAGTGTAGATATGCCGAAAGGCCGATGGGCTCAACGTGTACAACAGACTGATGGAATTACTGTGAAATCAGTCTATGATAGTGatgaaattattcattttccCCCTTCCAGAAGTACCATTGACTCTGAATGTGGAGGTGGTGGTACTGGAGGATCTAAAGATAGTTCTATTGACAGCGGAACTGAGACTAAATGCAGCAGTGATTATAGACGTGAACccattactataaaaaaag aagaa gaagaaaaagaagaagaaaatgtATTTGCACCGTGCCCTGATAGTTATAGAGAATTAGCGGAGGATTTTAAAAAACAG ATGACGAGTGGCAACATAACAATAACTAGAGGTAGCAATATCACAGAGTTAACTCATCAATCGAGAATACGATCTTACACCGATGACAGCAGTCTTAGCAGTTTTAAATTAGAG GATCACGAGAGTACAGAACATGATGGTGATGTTGAAGATTATTCTGAGGGCGAAAATGGAACAGCTAGTTCGGAAAAATCACATAATTTAATGTACTATCCACCAACTGAAGATACTATATCAAATCAGTTCAAAGTAAATGCCATTGATATAGAAGAACTCCGAAGATCTATGAGacgaggaaaaaaaataaaaattggagATAGCAATATCAGTGAATTGACCACAGCATCCGGAAGTCAAGATGATTCTGATTCTGAAGGAGGTGCATCAACGCCAAGTGCTGAACGTAATCCATTGTCTATTTTATCTGAAGCGAGTTCTGAAGGATACGATCAGGTTTTCAATCAAACTCATCGagaaaaatatcttaaaaatgcTTTTGAATCTCTAAGTGGTGCTGATGAACtcacaaatagaaaaaataccAGTATTAGCTCTCAATTTCATGGAag AATAAGCGGAGGAGAAAATCAAGAAAGTAAAACCCACCAAACAccagttataaatttaattacaccaaaaaatacaaaacttAGTACAGATGTAACGAAAAATCGTGAAGAATTACAGCGGCGAATAGAAGAAACGAGAAGAAAATTACAAAgt GTTGGCTATAAATCTTCTTTAAAGTCAAGCCAAAGTATCTCAGATCTCAGCAGCCATATACCAGATCGCCATCATCGGCAAAGTAAGATTAGTTCAGGTAATAATAAACGTCCACAATCACAATACTATACAATACCAACTAACCCTAGTAAACcattactaaatttaaaatctcaCTTAAAACCTCATACTATTACTAACAATGTTTCTGGTTATGGAAATGCTTTTTTAAAAGATCAAATTGACAACAAACGCTTTCCCAAAAGTCAAACTACTTTTTGTATAAGTAAACAGGCCAAATTGACCGTAAGTCGGCCATTATCATTAGCACTAGATAAAActgataaaatgaaattatctGTCGATaaaacaaacaaatcattACCAGAATCACCTGTTTGTGAAGAATTAAAAGCAATTAAAAAAGCATGTAAAGCAGAACTAAACAAGTTTACCAAGTTTGCTCAAAAACAGAGATCTTGTAGTTATTTTATTGGCTTGaatgataattttgaagatattGATTGCTTAGCTAAATCATTTGAAAGTTTACCAGCTATGAAAGAGCCACTATcagataatgatgatgatgatgatgataatgacaTTAATGACAATGGTAATTTCAGTGACGATTCTTTAGAAAGTGATTATAAAAATCCACCTCGTAGGTGTGTTAgtgaatatcaaataaatataaatagagaatcaaataataaaaataaaaactatttgaaGTGTTTAAAAAAGAATCTTGGTGATTCTCAAGAAAGTATTCTGTCTGATGCGTCTGGAGAAATATTTGATTGTCAGTATGATAACGATAGACATTCTAGTGCtagcttttttttatcacgGCGAAAAATGCAAGCCACTCAAAGTCAGGAAAGTGTATTAACTGATGTAACAGATGATTATCAAATTTCTTTATTGCGAGAAAATGAAGTTAATAGAAGTACTGAAAGTATTCTCACTGATGATTCTGACTCATTAGTTAAATCTGCACCATTAGAAATTCTTTTTGAGTCccattataaaagaaaaagacATAATTCTGAAAacaaaatagaaaatattgaatttgaCAAACCAATAAATACTGTTACACCTACTAAAGCTGTTTTTCGATCTAAAtctttacaagatacaagactCAGTGCCGTTAAATCAGCTATTAGTTACACAGAAGAAAATTTCAGACCCAATCAAACttgtatttattatgaatttaacATCGATAATACAAAAGAGTATTGTTCAAAAGTTCGTAATTCATCAAGATTTGATATGACAAGAAGTAATAGTTTAAAAGAGCCCCATtcaatgttaatttttgataattttgtacCCCATAAACCACCAAAaccaaaaagaaattttcctCGCACTCAAAGCATGCGAAATCGTTCTAGACCTTCTtggaataaatataattttgaaaatccaCTGCCTCAaagtttaaattcaaataGTAAAACTACTTGTTTCGACAATGATAATGTAGAGtcgaaaaatagtaaaaaaattagtccaaagacaaatgatttaaaattagaagAAAACACTTCGTTAATTCTTCTCTCACCAACAAACCAAATTTCGAATCAaaacttgttaaaaaatgcCGAGTCAAAAAATCGtactgaaattcaaaaaaatttatcaagttaCTCCAATGAAgctaacaaaaataataataataataataataataatcaaacaactaaaataacaaaaacttCTTGGCATGACGACTTAGATGTTGATAGCGGTTTTGAAAATCATATTCCTACAAAAGATACATTCGAAACTTATGACTCATTAGAACCTTATGGAACATCTTCTTGTGAAGCATCAACTTCAGATTCTCAAATTCAGGATACGAATGtcgaaatagaaaaaaattataacaatagcACTGCTGACAGAATTAGTCGAGCAATTGAAGGAACTGTAAAACTTTTATCTAAAGAATTTGAAAACTTAGTTAAAAGAGAGCaacagaatttaattaaaaataaacaagtttGGCAGGTACATCAGTCAAATTcagctgaaaatttttcaaaatttgaatcagAAAGAGACAAGGGctcaacttttaaaaaagaaactcGACCGAGTTCAGGGTGTGAGGACAGTGATTGCACTGTAGATAAATCTTTAATGGAAAGTGGTTCCTCAACTCCTGGATCAAGTTGTACTAATTCACCAAAACGAATTTGGCCACCTGCGTCTCGATGTCAATTGAAGTGGATCAAAGCACTACCAACAATCAATCAAGATATCTTACCATCTAAGCAACACTTATCAG TTAAAACAGATGGCAGGCTTTCGTCGAACATTTCTGATTCTAAAGATGATATAGAAGACAAAGGTATGCGACGTGCTTGTTCCTTGAGTGATCTCTCCGTCAGTCCACCAAACAGGTTACTGCATGGTCCAATACAAG tttCAGGTAAACTaagcattaaaaattcaaatgtaTCATCAAGAAATGGAAATAGTGTTAATATAAACAGTGGATTATCATCAAGATATAATTCAAGCAAATCTCACTCAACATACATGACTCGAAGTAGTAGCGTAGGCGTTTTGAATCAG caCAGTGATTCAGAATCAGATGCTGGAGTAATTTCAAGCAGTAGAAACTTGACAAATTCAACTACTAACAATCGAATAAGTGGATTAATGAGGCCTACAATAAGTTcacaaaataaagtaaatcATCAATCAAAACCGAATTTTTCTTCAAGTAGCAATTTACCTATGGTACTGAGAAGACGTGGAATGCAATCTGCTTATTCAAGTG ttaATCTAAGTCAAGTCAGTAATCAAGAAGATTCTAGTTCAGAGGATACTTCTTCAAATGGTAATGGCGGAAAACCATCATTACCACCCAGACCTCGAAGTATTAACATTGATCTTTCAACAAA tttcaATTCCAGTGGATCACTAATAAAACGATCAGGATCAAATACATCAATATCAAAAAGTCGGCTGATGAATGATGCAAGTGGTCAAAGCAATATAAGGCTGTCTAGTCGAAATCAATTGGATTTAAATCTACAAAAACTTCCAACTAAAGATATAAATGTAGCTAATGCTGAat TTAATACAGATAGAAAATTAG TGTCTCCGCAATTATGTAATACAATCGCTGATGAATTGACAAGAACCGCAGATAATGTGGTTCAGCTATATAAGCGATTAACGATGGATAGTTCTGCAAATCCAGAGCTTGAGCCTATTGATAGAGATACAATGCTTCGAGGTTTAGAATCATCAGTTAATGAAGCAATGCGAACACTTCGTCTTGTCGCAGCTAGTACAACTAATAAAGAAAGTACTGGTAATAATTCTTTAGTTGTTAATGAAGCGGCTGAAACATTTCAAGAATTATTAGCAGGTCAAGATCAGGGTAAAGTTGTAAATATAATGCAACAATACTCGGAATTGCTTTTGACTATGATGCAGCAAAGAATGAGTGGTACACAACCTAATCATGTTTAG